The DNA window TGTTTTCCTTTTTTGGTTTAAAAATCAATTCttctttaattaattaagttacataattaaaaagtaatttaatcttaaaacaaTGCTTTCCCTCCAAAAAAACATATAtttcaaaaatgaaaagaaaaaggagaaaatgaATGTTTTACCCTGCATAATAAGGGGTTGGCACCAAAAATGCATCACCCGGATCTGCTAAACAAAAGGCCATAACCTCATGTGCTCCGGTTGCTCCGCCGCTCATAACAATGCGGTCCGGATCGAAAGAAACTTTATTCCCTCTTGTTCTTCTCATGAATTTAGCCACAGCCTATATAATTCACCAATTTAAGTTAGTTAGTTATTTCATCATGTATAGCCAACCAAACCTTGGATTTTTTCATGCTGTGACTCACTTGTCTAAACTGTGGCAAACCATGATAATCCTGAAaattggccatggctttgaattgaTTTACACCTTCAGAAGTGCAAATTGAAGCCTCTGGATTACTTGTTATCCAATTTTCAACCAAATCAGAAGCAAGCTGAAAATGAAAATAATCataaataaaattagtatataatgTATGTATTTATATTATTACTATGTTTTTATGAGAATTAATCAATTATACATGCCTGATTTTCTGCAAGACCCATTTGGATAACTCCATTAGGATTATTTGTGGGATGAAAAGGATCATTTTCATAAGCTTTCCATCCATCAAAGTATGGTGAATTTTCACCATGTCCATTGCCTGTGGCTATCTTAGATAGTAATTGAGGTTGCTCCATTATATTATGATCTAAAtgttttttcaaattaaattacCAAGTGGTGATGTAGCTCTTTTGGCTTGTTATGATTGAATTATAACTCTCTAAGGGTACTTGTATTTATATATGAGAATACCAATAACAGTTCAAATATATAGGATGGATTTTCCTAGGAAGCAAATAATAATTCAACTATAAAATCAAGGTACAAAAACAAATTCTTCTTGACTCTAAAATCACCTAAGAATTTCCCTAGatcttttagtttgaaattttggctaaGAAATGGTTGGCGGTAAAATAAGGTGTCAAAATGGACCATATAATAGGAATTGAGATTTAAGTAAAACTTGTCATATATTAAacttaaaaagaaatagaaatttATTATATTCTATGGTTTACACCTTTTTGTTAACATTCCATTCATTTTGATCATTTATTAATCTTTTGAAATACATAACTCATACAAAACTTCTtagatataatatataataaagtttcttaaatattattaagagattatagttaaatttcttaaatattataaaaagatTAGGGTGACATTTTcaattttgaattttctgaacattCGGTACTTAATGTGtacaattttttatgaaaaaatactTTGAGGTACTTAATTTGTACAttcattttttatgaaaaaatactTGAGTTATTTCATTACTGATTATATTCTGAGTACATGTCAGTAAACTAACGAACATCATATAATACATTATACATCGGTGATAGGTGTACATTCATGTAATACTATTTTTTTTCCCAGACAGATGAAATTCATATAATCTCATTATTAATAATATGGTGTATATCCTTTGCAAGAACATGACTTGCTAAGAACTTCATTCAATAGTTTGAAAAATTAGGCTGAAAGAGAATCCTACAACGGCACTAAACCAGAGTTAACAACTACCAGAGTCCTAAATATGTGCATACATGCCCTAAATTCAACAAACCAAAACAGGGGTAAGTAAAAAGAAGAAAACtctaaaactaataaaatatgcTTCCACAGGCACCAACTATAACACTACAAACTAACAAAGTACAAAGGCCTCCAAATCCTAGGACAACTACACCTACCTTTATATCTAAAAAAAACCAGCAAAATAATTGTTTAGTTAGGATCAAAATCTAACAGAATAATTGTAAAcagctttttttttataataatgtaACCTAGAGGATCTTCTATCAGGAGAAGTATAATATTTTTACTTCAACTTTCCTATCCTTTTAAAGCATTATGTGACTATTTTTGGCAATACTTCTTGTCACCCTTCTAAATGAATTATCAGAATTCTCTATAATCTTCTGCTTGAGACGTTTATTCTTCTTGCGATCACTAGATAACTTCAATTTCTTCAGGTTTAGTGGAGACTTGACTCTGCTTTGCTCTAAGACATGATCAAATTCAAATGCATCCATCTTAGATTGGCTGCTTTCAGGTGCAACAACACTTGAAACACCATTTTCACCATTATTAATCACGTCAACCTGCGGCTGAGACATCCTAAGACTCCCATTATTGTCTTCATCCTCAGCTTCGTTAGCTTTGTGTGATGTCGCGTCAGCTGTCTTTTTGAGGATAGAAGCATTCAAGTCGTCAAAATCTGAGACTTTATTTCCACCATTATAAGCCTCCTCAACCGGTGGATGAGACAACTTATGACTAGTAATATTATCATTACCTTCCGCTTCCTGCAAAGTTTGATCAGCAATTTTTCTGCAGGGAAAAGCATTTGAATCATCAACATTTGAGAACCCATTTTCACCATTAAAAATCACGTCAACTTGTGGTTGAGACAACTTAAGACTTGTAACATTCTTGTTACGTTCAGCTTCCATAGCTTCCTGGGAAGTATCATCAGTTGTTTCTTTGTGGCAAGAAGTATTTAAAACATCAAAACCATTAACTCTATCCACATAATCACATCCATTTCCTAAACGAGCCGACAATTTTTTCCAATCGTGTGGAAATCCAATTGAGAAACGTTGGCATATCTGTTGAATGACATTGGATATTACCAGAAAATTAATTGAGTCAATAACAGGCACAATCACACACAAGGGCATTTATCCAATGCATTGAAGACTATGTGCATTTGGTTTCACTAAGAGAGTTGattctgtcaaaaaaaataaGGGATTTTGGTTTACTGTTAGACAACATTGATAGACTTTAAACCTCGTGTTAGTGTTTGAAGCTGTAACTTGGAGCTTCAGGTTCAACACACTGTTAAAGACCTTTGAACATGGAAGCGAATACAAGCATGGAAAGGCTGTCATCAGAAGTAAATTTTGTGTTGAATTAAAAAAAGCATCACAATACTTTTTGCATTAAACTTTCTTTGAAAGTAGAAACACTCAACACGAATGAAATGAAACTAACCTCAAACTCAATTAaaccaaaattaattttaaaaattaaaagtatgtTTGGATTAACTACTATGAGAGACAAAAAAAAATGACTCCACAAACTAATTTTTCAAATTCACTTTATTTCAAATCTATCTTCACAAGCACTTAACCAAACACACTAGTTcttaaatatataaaagtaaCAAGATGAATGAGAAAGAAAAAGGGTACACCACCTGAGAAGGAAAACCATTTTGTAATGTACGAGAGGAGTTAATGAAACCGCGGAAGCCTACGATGGTGCCATCATCGGTCTCTACAACATTGGGTTCGTGTACCTTTACAATCACAGATGAAACAAACATTTTTTCTCCCCTACATGCATCATAGttgtaataattaattagttaaacaTAGAAGCAATTAAAAccaaaaattgaaaattgaaatgaaattgaaaataattaCGGCATTGAAGCAATGCCAGCAAGAGCAAAACCGTTGCAGTGGTTGAGAGGCTTGACAAGCCACCATTCATGTaagaaaacctaaaaaaaacaagaaaatagaTTGATGAGTtggtgaagaaaaagaaagaatagagAAGAGAGAATAGGAAATAAATACCGGTTTAGATTTGAAGATTGAGTTGGAGAGGGGTGTGCTGTTTGACCGCATTGGGGTGTTTGAAGCCATTCCACTTCCTTCGTCCTTGACAGATTTTGAAAATTGGATTCTGAGTTTGATTGGGTTTGGGATGAAAAGGGTAGGAAATTAAGCAAAGGAGATGCCGATGGTACAGAGTGGGAAATTGAGAGGGagagaaaataaaaggaaaagggGATATTTTACCACAGTAACCCTCACTTTCCTAACTCAATACCCAAAATACCCCAATTTCAAACATTTTTTATCATTTGATTCAAAAATGAAGAAACTAAGAGTGAGGAATATTAGTTTGCCAAATAGAAGAAAAATTGTTTTTGTTTACTGATCTTTCTATTCCAAATTGTGTAAATATGAAATATCATTATATACCTTCTTCCATATCTATCTCTTAATGACAAATATCTTCCATTCTATTATTTCTtcatttaatgttttttttagaggtattaattaaaagaaatttgtagaaattaaaagtcaaaattaaattgaattttaataagATGCTGTTAGAATGTAAAATCACAAAGTTGCTGATAATGGAGTAATTGATGTGAAAAGGGAGAGAGTGACTGAGAGAATTAGAAAGTACCGTTGAGAGTGAAAATTATCATTTGTATTAACCAATAATAGTATTATCTCTTGAGATAAAGTAACAAATTCAAAACTAAAATTTAATAACTGATTTCTGTGAATGGGTAAATCGGTTATACTCTTgacataatcacttatttcagtatattttaacttttttaattaCTAATAATTAACCGACACAACACTCTCCGGCCACATATAAAAACACTAGAAACATTTATAAAACTAgtgggatacccgtgcgttcgcacaggTACCACTGTGGACCGCTGAATTGTTATCATTTGTTATGAGAactcaaacaaattaaaaaatatcaaaatattaaaaaaaaaatagattgtaAGATAATTGTATAAGTATTTAAAAACTACTATTGTTGAGAAATAGTATTAAATAAATACTGTGTAAATaacaattgtgaaaaataaataaaaaaaagtttaataaatgagacaaataaatatttaaaattagaattagtTGAAAATCAGTAGACAATTAATTTTACATAAAAGTTCAAAAAAAGAATggtataaaaaaattaagtttaatatTGTAGCTATTAAATTTTGgattatgttttaaaatataaaagatgaaaaaaagtagataagttttacttttatttttttgggttaatactactttaccccctgccatataagcgaaattcggtttacccccctctaaaaaaaaaacttattggacaaaccttgcaaaataaagattccatcaatattgaccctgatcagtttttttggccaagattcttagaatcttgcctactggcatttttggtagtgctgactgtacaacacataagcaatgtggcacagtcagcactgccacgtggaatttattttttttttaaattttttttgaattttttttttaaaattaatatattttttttaaaaattaatatattttttttaaaaattaattttttttttaaaaattaattttttttttaaaattaattttttttaaaaaaaatatttaatatttttttacgtttttaaaaaatatttgacagtacctgcggatttacgtacggatttaaaaatacttgCGGATTCAccaacggatttgacaatacctgcggatttacctacgaatttgacaatacctggggatttacctgcgaatttacctgcggatttacctacgaatttgacaatacctgcgaatttacctgcgaatttgacaatacctgcggatttacctacgaatttgacaatacctgcggatttacctacggatttaaaaatacctgcggatttgacaatacttgcggatttaactacgaatttaaaattacctgcggatttacctttaaaaatacatgcggatttacctgcgaatttgacaatacctgtggatttacctacggatttgaaaatacctgcgaatttatatataataaaaataaattttaaaaataataaaaaaaaacagtaaaacaattttggaaaaaaaaatataaaaaaaaattaataaaaacgtaaattttttttaatttttccaattttttataattctttttcaatttttttataatttatatataataaaaacgtaaaaaaaatattaattttttttttaaaaaaaaatttaaaaaaattaataaaaaaattttaaaaaaatattaaatttttattaaaaaaaaattaataaaaaaatttttcaaaaaaaaaattaaaaaataaataaattccacgtggcagtgctgactatgccacataagcaatgtgctgtacagtcagcactaccaaaaatgccacgtaggcaagattctaagaatcttggccaaaaaaactgatcagggtcaaatttgatggaatctttattttacaaggtttgtccaataaatttttttttttagaggggggtaaaccgaatctcgcttatatggcagggggtaaagtagtattaaccctatgtttttaaataaaaataatctgTGCGTTCACACGAATTTTGGTATGATTATCCGTGCGTTTACACTGCACGGGTACTGATATGATACGCTATAATATCACCATTTTTCATGAATattgaaaaacaaaattaattgaaTATATCAAAAAATATGTTATAGAAATTAAATGCATAAAAGAAAGAAtaatttactataattattttttaaattaattaattgttcactaaaaaatttaacaaaaaaaattttgTTCACTAAAATTACCACCGACAGCCGGTGTTCCATGGAACACAAAAAGTAATAAaacattattataaattttacttATAATAAACATTATTCTAATATTCTCATTAAGGAAGAAAAATTTACAAACCCTTTAGGAAATATAGCAGCACACTTATTTTTTAATCAAGAGGTACATCGGTTAATTTTTACTAAACATATGCACATTGAGTCACTTCATATTAACTAAATGTCAAATTCCATATTACAATTAGAAGTTAGAACAAAACTCATGAATATGCTATAAATGGATTTGGAAAAATCCAACCTGAAAAACCAAAGAAGCTTCTTGAACTTCAATTTTATTATGATTACCTGCCACAATATTTTCTTCAATGTGTGAACCCGTTTCATATTTCTTAAGCTTATCCCGACCAACATTCCCAGCCTCCCAGCAGGTATTAGGATACTTTATTTGACCATCATATCATCACTTCCATCAAAATAATCTACTATGTTCTCTTTCTACATAAAGTAGGGACAAATACCTCTATCAAGAATACTGATCGGCAGCGGATCTAAAATTGTACGAATGACATTTACGGTGAGCAGAAGGTGCGGTCGCTGAGAGTACTTCACTGGAAAGATACAGCGGACGTCGGTTTTATAATGGTTGAACTTTCTTAATCTCCCCGATTTTGTTGTTGCTTTTCTCTACTCTGAGTTGTTGAATGATTGATGTGGTTGCAGAAGGAAGAAAAAGACGGGGAAACATGCTTAATCGGCATACCAAAAGCTCTGTTGCCTGAAAAACATCAAGATGAGATTAGAAACAGTTGAAATAAGTAGGAATGATGAAATGAAGGTTTGTAGAAGGAAGAGAAAGACGAGGGAACATAATTAATCGGCTAAGGGAAAAAGGGAAAAATTATGTTttgtaaaattgaaaaagtataTCAGATTATTAGGTAACATATTTGTATAATGTAATAAGAACAAAATAGAAGTTTAATGGCCAGTAAGAAAAAAAGTATATCATGGAAAATGTTTGAGAACTAAAAAGCAGTGAAGAAAGGGAGAAGAAAAGAAGACGAGAGAGGAAAGGAATGGGTAGAAAAAAGCAACAGTATGAAAGACATGGAGAAGAAAGGATGAGAAAGCAAAAAGTTGTGAAGAGATATGGTAGAGTTAAGAGATAAAGTTTGCTTTATGAGAATGATTATATTGACAGAAAGTAACTTTAGAAAAAAGTGTTTCTTGGGAAGATGCATTTTGTAtagatttgaatttcaaaattaattttttctgcACATAGAACCACATCATATGCAAGCAAAAGATAATATTTTCATTCAAATTGGACAATAGCAAAAAGTTGTCACTAAAAGTTACTTTTTGACACACAATAGTTTGATAAAATGCAAAATATATAGTTCCCATTGGACAATGTCATTATTTAGTCACAAAAAGTATTATTTGGACACAATTTAACCTTGAAATTAATAGGTGGCAAATTTATAACAAAGGACAAAAATGAGTTTTCCAGATACAtttgttttcttatattatagataaattTTGTAATGAAATAAAATGACTTGTtcatatgtattttattttaccCGTAAAACTCTgttcatatttttaaatattgaaagaaaatgtttacacataatttatatttaaaaaggcATACAGTACTTAtagaatataaaaatataaaaataaaaataaaaagaacttACAAAAAAAGTCCTTGATCAAATTTGCCAATAAAAAATTTGTGgcactattattaaaattatagaatgacataataaattttaataatactagtatttgatttaaattaaatatataaacattaaattatcgtaaaaaaaaaacttaatttaattttaaatacatatatatatcatggaaaattaatttttgtattcAGGAATTATTCATTGGGAGCATGTTTCTTTTCtttgaaattaattaatattcaacatttttatatatgaaacaaAACTATAGATGAACTTACTAAAAGTATATGATAGGTTCCAACTGTAAATGGAGTCCATAATGAAATATAAAAAGGTTATCTTACTCAATATATGTCAACTTTATATATAATAAGACTAAGTTTATTAAGAATAAGAATACGTTTAaatcatgaacaaactttttctaagttttattgtttttctaTCCTTGTTTTGAGCTCTGCTGCTCAATATGAATTTTTCATAATAGCAATGCAGTGACCAGCTGCTTACTTCAGGACCAAGAGTTGTATCCAGAAACCAAACAGGGTTTAGCATTCATGGAATGTGGCCTGCAAACAAAAACAGGTTCTCAGCCACGTTAGTGCTCCAAAGTTAAATCAGACACAACATTAACCAGAAACATGATGACCATAAAGATAAAGCTTTTTCAGTTCTTTCTTCTACTCAATTATATTTAACatgatttgtttgttttttcatcaGATGTCTACAACAACATTAGCTTGAGCTCGGCAGTAATTTACCACTCCTCTACGAGTAACTTGGCCGATGCAGAGAATACCACTAATACAAACTGAACTTAAAATATAAAGTAAAATGTCCTCTTGAAATGGAGTTGGCAAATTAAATTTGATTATATTCTCAAACTTCTCACTAGAGCGCAACTAGAATGCACCATATGTAAGAGGCAGACCAGCCACAATTAGGAAGGGAATTAGAGAAACATATCACCATAATCAGAatgtttattaaatataaaatgttTGCGAAGCATGTACATAAAATGAGGATTTTCGAATAAGAGTGGCCATGATTTCCATTCACATTCAAAGATCATCATGAATATGAAGATTGTTTCTTACCTTTATCTCTTCAATCGCCATATTCACTGGTGGAGATTTCTTCATTCCCAACTCAAACAAAACGACTTTTGCTTTCAATCGAGGGCTCGAGATATGACTTCAGATTTAGGAAGCAATTGTTGCAAAGAATATGCACCCTCAAGAACCTGCTTTTTCTTCAATGGCTCTTCAAAGTTCATTGTGCTTAGATCAATCTGAGTTTCCCTCCCTGCCTCTGTGCATATGGATTCTATGTGAACATGCAATCTTATGAACATGGAAGCTCATGGCAGCCATTGATGAATGAGAAGAAAGCATAAGAtgcatgaagaagaagaagaagagaaagtgcAAGTTCTATATTATTCATCTCAAGGAGTAGTGAAGGTTACAAAGGATCTTATATAGCTTAGCTAGTGTGATGTAACTAACTATGCTAACTGATTAACAAACTAATAACAAACTAACTAACTCTACATAGTTAGTTAGATTTAGTACACGTGGAACCTTCTTCTATAACTGTATCATTCACAGCCCCCCTCAAGCTGGAATGAATATCAAATATTCCAAGCTTGGAACGCAAATGGAGAGATTTAGTGAAAATGCCAGCCACTTGTTCATGTGTCGTGACAGGCATCAAATGGATGGTTCCATCAAGAACACGTTCACGTACAACGTGACAATCAATCTCAATATGCTTTGTACGTTCATGGAACACAGGGTTCGCAGCAATGTGCATAGCTGACTTATTGTCACAATAAAGGATGATAGGTGAAGTGGAAGATAAATGGAAATCATGAAGGAGCAAAGTCAGCCATCTGCCTTCACATGTTGCATGTGCTAATGCTCGATATTCAGCCTCAGAAGATGATTTGGAGATGACtgcttgtttcttgctcttccagctAATGAGAGAATCACCAAGAAAGAAGCAAATGCCGGAGGTAGAGCGTCGTGTGTCAGGACAAGCCCCCCAGTCTGAATCAGAAAAGCCAGTTAAACGTAGGGCATAATTGGATTTAAAGAGAAGCCCTTGACCAGGATGGTTCTTGAGGTATTTTAAGACATGAATAGCAGCAAGCATGTGTTTGTCAGTGGGAGTTGCAAGAAATTGGGAGAGTTTGCTCACAGTATAAGCTATTTCTGGACGAGTGTGTGTAAGATATAACAAGCTACCAAGCAGCCTTCTATAAGTAGAAGGTTCAGAAATTGGTTTACCAAAGGATTGATGAAGTTCTAGGTGAGGTTGCATGGGTGTGGCACAAGGCTTGGCACCAAGGATACCAGCATCAGATATGAGATCAAGCACATATTTCCTTTGAACTCTATAAATTGATTTTTTCTATGACAAAAATCAATTAttctaatcaattttttttaaaacttaaaagttgatcctaaaaaataattattttaatttatattaccaTGATTAAATTATACTCTAGGATCCGAATTATCACTTAGACATTTTTATAAGTTCTCAACACCATTGCATAGCCAAACCCTaaacattaaaattttgattcaaaaattgaTTATTctagttaattttaaaattatcattCACTAAATGAATGGTAAACGTAAATGGCCATACACTAGTCTAATTTTATTTGACACGCTTCATTTGAACAGAGTATTCATATTTAATAAATCAACGAAATTAGATTTGTTGCAGTTGATATTTTGCCACAATTACACTGTCatgtaggggtgttcgcggtgcagaTTTGTTCGATTTTGAatataaaagtcatcctaaccgcaagataaaaatgcatgcggttcggtttggttcggttaatttttaaaaagtcattcaaaccaaaccaaaccaatacaattaggatcggttcggtgggttgcggtttacaccataaaataaaaatgtactgaaataaaaaataaaaaaaattcattcttcTATACATTTATTACATATATTACAGTACCGttaaaaagaagtttttcatactaattacaccaaaataattcattcttccatacatgTATTTTGCACCAAAATTACTACCATATAAGTGTATCATGTATTTTACAGTACCATACTATGTATTTTATATATActacatactaaattactaatataacttcagttattcatactacatactatatacagtttttcatactaataaactatatactaactaataaactacatactacatatacaagtatcagataacttcagttctaaatattaatacaacattacaacTTTAGGACTAAATATTATCAGTACTACATATACACCAAATACTTCTCTAGAATGAGTAAGAGAGAAATCagagaatgaagttgaaatgttgaataggaaggaagaatgaagtaatagtgagtcacgtgacgtgagtgtacaatattgcaattggattggaaatataataaattaattacagaaattcaaaagtttagttaaatatgcggttaggttcggttttgtgaaatgaaaaccgcaaaccgaaccgtgcgATTTTTGCGATTTCCGatttggattggttcgatttgttgtttttcttttaaattgattcggatacgatcacccctactGTCATGACATTTACCGCTGTTAGATCATAATAGAatggtttaattttaatatataaacggGTCAATCAAAATCGAACGATCATATAACCACGACTGCGTGAATTTGTTTTCCATTGATGGCAGAGAATCGATATCCCAAATCAATATACCCAAGTGCAATTACTTTAAAAAGTTCTAATTACTTTTTTTAAGAACAAGGTTGCTCATTCATCAAGTTTGTAACCCATTGAGTTGAATGTTCATTCCTTACAAGAATACGTTGCACTTGGATTTCCAACaattatcaacaaaaaaaaaatttacattaaaaaaaaagaaaaagtattaCTATCAAATTGTTTATCTCATCGCCAAAATctgccttattattattattattttgataatacTAACTCATCTCCTTAAGACACAAAAATTACACTTAGAAAGTTTGTcgttaacaaaataaaaaataaatttaattatatatttataataaattcaatacacaattttcaagataaaatttctttatttaagtcttaacatgtgcccttaggtacatgttgttgttgttattattattattattattattattattattattattattattattattattattattattattattattattattattattagggttaaatatgtttttggtccctgtaaatatTGCAATTATCAAGTTTAGTCCCTCTAAACATTTCCTTTAATGTTGCATCCTCCTAATATTTTCCATCTACAACAATAGTCCCCAACGTCAAGTGGAGTTAACGGATTCCTACGTGGCAGGACAGGTGTcttttaattatgttttgattttttttcgttGACCTACGTGGATTAACACCAGCATACGTGTAAATGAGAAGCTTCATTCCAACTATAACATCAAATTGAAAACCCTAAATTCATTACTGTAGAGCCTTTG is part of the Vicia villosa cultivar HV-30 ecotype Madison, WI linkage group LG2, Vvil1.0, whole genome shotgun sequence genome and encodes:
- the LOC131647065 gene encoding kinetochore-associated protein KNL-2 homolog; this translates as MASNTPMRSNSTPLSNSIFKSKPVFLHEWWLVKPLNHCNGFALAGIASMPGEKMFVSSVIVKVHEPNVVETDDGTIVGFRGFINSSRTLQNGFPSQICQRFSIGFPHDWKKLSARLGNGCDYVDRVNGFDVLNTSCHKETTDDTSQEAMEAERNKNVTSLKLSQPQVDVIFNGENGFSNVDDSNAFPCRKIADQTLQEAEGNDNITSHKLSHPPVEEAYNGGNKVSDFDDLNASILKKTADATSHKANEAEDEDNNGSLRMSQPQVDVINNGENGVSSVVAPESSQSKMDAFEFDHVLEQSRVKSPLNLKKLKLSSDRKKNKRLKQKIIENSDNSFRRVTRSIAKNSHIML
- the LOC131650338 gene encoding secreted RxLR effector protein 161-like, whose amino-acid sequence is MQPHLELHQSFGKPISEPSTYRRLLGSLLYLTHTRPEIAYTVSKLSQFLATPTDKHMLAAIHVLKYLKNHPGQGLLFKSNYALRLTGFSDSDWGACPDTRRSTSGICFFLGDSLISWKSKKQAVISKSSSEAEYRALAHATCEGRWLTLLLHDFHLSSTSPIILYCDNKSAMHIAANPVFHERTKHIEIDCHVVRERVLDGTIHLMPVTTHEQVAGIFTKSLHLRSKLGIFDIHSSLRGAVNDTVIEEGSTCTKSN